From the Papaver somniferum cultivar HN1 chromosome 2, ASM357369v1, whole genome shotgun sequence genome, the window gaaaaacctaaggttaaaggagaaacgactctagtcgcaactagtatcacacaggaggtgtggggattaggtttcccactttctagagttctcccttatatagttttcaaatcatagtttgcaatctaagttaccatggtaataagcattcaatattcaccgttagatgaaaacctgattagactcaagataatatttttcaaccggcATACGTCATCCTCATTTTCTTGGCTCCTTCTTCGCAGCATGATTAGAAATTAAGTAATCTAGAATATTGCTTGTGTTTCGCTTTTTCCAGTTAGTTATTTCTAATTGATGGTGTCTGAATATAACCATTGATTGTGCCTTCAGCACAAAAGATTTCAAAGATATCTCAATTCATGTTATAGCTGAATGCAGTCAAATGGGATGATATGGTGTTTACAAACCGCAATTGCACattaatatcttcttcgtcgcACTTGTATTACGTCTATTACACtttaaaatatggtgcacaaatAATTCATTACGTGAAATGTGGTGCAAACTACAATTTTCACTTTATTCACTTAAAAAACTATGATATTCAGCCCTTTTTGCAAATGCAAAATTTCTCTGCAACGTttctgtatatatattctgaataTAATTAGGGAACTACGCAGAACAAGCTAGACATGTTCTACCTATTTTAGtcacaaagtatatatatatatatatacacacacacacacacacacaacttATAATGTTGAGTTTATCCTACGCACCACAATTACCAATGAAAGCTCGTTTTTATCATCTATTGAAAGAAAGTTACAAAATTCTATTCATACAACAAACACCACACTTTTGGTAATGTTCCTTTTGATCTTAGTAAGTGAAGTGGAATTCTGTAAACATTCATTCCAAGATGATCAATACATATCACTTCAATAAAAATGACACTAGGAGTTTTCCTAGTTGGTTGTTTCCGATCTTGGTTAATTGCAAATATTTCTCAGCTCATTGCGGAGTAAGGTCAAGTGGGAAGATGTCGTGTTTTCCTTTTTGGATCTTTTTGGTTTTAGTTAACCAAAGAATGACATAGATGcaactttttttattttaaatataaTTATTTAGCAATATTTATGATGATAATGGAAGAATGACGATGATGAAACTAAATCAGTAAACCGTATAGAATTTTGTGTATAGTAACTTAAATCAACATGAACAATAACAAAGATTTACCTGATTCCCATACTAAGCAGAAGCGTGATTACATAAACCTCATACTTTGTGGAAATATTCTTTTTAAAGCGAAATGATGCATTGGTTTCACagtgtaaatgcacattattctcTCAAGCGTCTCATAATAATCTAGTGAAGGCACATGATATACGCATTTATgcgtctattttgttctcaattatgtatattgttagtgctcgattttatgcttatttttatattttatgtatttgtaggtgtttttggagaaatggaCTTTTACGgcaaaatcggctcgaaaagttgataaaggtatCCCGGAGGACACttactattcagactctcattttggataaggggcacccagttaaTAAGGGGTAACCGCAGGGCACTGCTACTTACACCCCACAAATTGCATAGGGGAACCCCACTGCTATTCACACATCAGTagctgttagggggaggtcatcattTTCATTTCAAAGAATCAAATTGGAGGGAACTTATTTACAGAGTTGCGAACTCCCTGATTTGAATATGAACGATATTTTCTCGTGGATTTTCACTGGACTAGGTTGGTTTGGGACTGTTACATTGAAACAGGATTGGTAGTTGGTTTGATCTCGTAAAAATGGGTGTGTTCGACTGATTCTCGAAAATCAGGGAAGAGATATACTTTCCGGTGAAGTTTGGTTTATCTAGGATATGAAAGGATTAGGAGAAGATATCTCGTGAGGATTCGGTCCTACAAAGTCCACAGAGAGTTTGGAAACAATTCAGAGGCCGATTAGGATGAaaaagatgagttttcatcaGTTGGATTCTGTCATAGTCCTATTTCCTTGGACCCTTATTCCTTAGCTGTATTCTTGATTAGGCATCCCTTATCATTTGTATGGGTGTATGGAGTAAACTATGTGATTGAGTGTAGTTAAGCTGTCGGATAATTGGGTAGTTCTTAGCGTCTCGGTTAATGACGCGTGTCCTCTTTCTGTCCACCAGAATCATAGTCTTCTCTATTTAATGTGTAATAACTTGATAACGGTGTTCCTAAGAAATGAATTAGCCTTTATTAGTTTTAGTAGCTTATTATCTGCATCAAATCCAATTATTCTCATGTTCATAAACCCAAATCTATACTAGTATAGTACAATTGGTATTCAGAGCCATCCCAAAATTTTTTTCCAATGGGAATTTCAGATCCAAAAACTGTGAAGGAAGTTTTTGAGCTTCTTCAACGAGATCGGCAATCTACCGATGAGAGATTTGTTTCCTTAGAAGAACAATCTAAAACCACCTTAGAGCAATCTCGACAGTTTCATACTGAAACTTCAGCTGACATCAAAGCTCTTTCAGCTCGTATTGAAAAATTACTCCGATCTGCTTCTCCACCAAAGAAATCTTCTATTCATGACTCCGGTGGATCTTCTGGTCATCAGTATCAAAAGGGTAACCCAATTTTTGGTTCCTTTCACCACAATCCACCTCCCCCAAACTTCAATTGAATCCCTAAACTCGATTTCCCACGCTTCAATGGTGATAACCCTCGTGGATGGATCCAAAAGTGCGATAGATACTTTTTACTTAACAATATTGAGGAGCATAGGAAGGTTGACATTGCATCCATCAACCTGGAAGGTAAGGCCGATAAATGGTTTTTGAATTTTCAAGTTGGGAAGCATCGTATTACATGGTATGAACTAGATCGTGGTATTTGTTCTCGTTTTGAAAACCCTGTGGAAGAAAATTTTGTTGGTGCATTTAATAAGTTAGTTCAAATCAATTCAGTTGAGGAATATTTTGATCAATTCGAAGCTCTCAAAGCTTTAATGTTGGCTAATGACCCTTCCATTGATGAACGTTATTTCATTATGAGTTTTATTAGTGGCCTTAAGGAGGAAATTAGAAATTCAGTCCACATGTTTTACCCTGCAACTCTAGCTCAAGCTTCCAGTCTTGCTAGAATGGAGGAACAAAAATTTCTATTATCTCAATCTAGAGTTCTCAAACCAACCTATTCTTCATTCTCCACCTCTAGATCCTTTTATAACTCCAATTTTCCTCCTAAAACACTTACAACATCTTCTAGTTATACAAAAACTCCACCCACCACCCCAAAGCCATTTTCACCAACATCAGCAAAGCCAACTTCTCCTTCACCTATTATTAGGCGCCTTATTCAAGAAAAAATGCGCCTTCGGCATGATAAGGGTCTTTTCTACAATTGTGATGAGGTATATTCCATGGGTCATGTGTGCAAAGGGCGCCAAAAACTTTTTATGGTTCAGGTAGAGACTCATTCTACCTCAGATGCTGACACAGAGGAGGATATTTTTGAGGAAGCTGCTGAATCTCCAGATGAGCCAGAAATCGAGGTCTCTTTAAATGCACTTACAGGGTCTCTCACTGGTGATACTATAAGGGTGCCTGGTTTTCTTAATAACCACCCTATATCTGTACTTATTGATACTGGTAGCACCACCAGTTTTATTGATACTGCATTAGCTCAGATACTTGCCTGCCATATTGAGCCTACTGCTCAACTGTTAGTTAATGTTGCAAATGGTGAAAAGACAGTTGGCTCTGGCATGTGCTCTAATCTCTCTTGGACAATGCAAGGCCATCAGTTTACTGAAGATTTTTTCTTACTTCCGCTTGGAGGCTGTGATATGATTTTAGGAGTTGATTGGCTGCGCAAACTTGGTGATGTAGTTTTCAACCTCTCTACATTAACTGTCGATCTCTCTTATAAGGGTCACAACATCCTTTTACAAGGTCCACATCCCTACACTTCCTTATTCCAAATGAGTAGTGCAGCTGTTAGCAAGTTTTTATGCAATACCACTCATGGCCTTATAGGCCA encodes:
- the LOC113351725 gene encoding uncharacterized protein LOC113351725, with translation MGISDPKTVKEVFELLQRDRQSTDERFVSLEEQSKTTLEQSRQFHTETSADIKALSARIEKLLRSASPPKKSSIHDSGGSSGHQYQKGKADKWFLNFQVGKHRITWYELDRGICSRFENPVEENFVGAFNKLVQINSVEEYFDQFEALKALMLANDPSIDERYFIMSFISGLKEEIRNSVHMFYPATLAQASSLARMEEQKFLLSQSRVLKPTYSSFSTSRSFYNSNFPPKTLTTSSSYTKTPPTTPKPFSPTSAKPTSPSPIIRRLIQEKMRLRHDKGLFYNCDEVYSMGHVCKGRQKLFMVQVETHSTSDADTEEDIFEEAAESPDEPEIEVSLNALTGSLTGDTIRVPGFLNNHPISVLIDTGSTTSFIDTALAQILACHIEPTAQLLVNVANGEKTVGSGMCSNLSWTMQGHQFTEDFFLLPLGGCDMILGVDWLRKLGDVVFNLSTLTVDLSYKGHNILLQGPHPYTSLFQMSSAAVSKFLCNTTHGLIGHFFSVNTTAIPPPIPPPISPLLEEFKYLLLNQLNSLLIDH